A window from Candidatus Methanoperedens sp. encodes these proteins:
- a CDS encoding flavodoxin family protein has protein sequence MLRRSAMNILLILDKDAKTEISEDLRAKIIRALAEKGHQVEVIELRQNDALPCLGCFSYCLIEHPEECVHKDRVNEVKKTVKNYNATFFLTPVLFGHFGSTVKNAMDRGTGSHNWQVIIGYGSDIDEEEKNTFIDLIIKHGGSADIVHPGMVRQVDVFVTMSSSDNTAICEVIKKMSLMLEAA, from the coding sequence ATTTTAAGGAGGTCCGCTATGAACATTCTTTTAATTCTGGATAAGGATGCGAAAACGGAGATTTCAGAAGATTTGAGAGCTAAAATCATCCGGGCGCTGGCTGAAAAAGGACACCAGGTTGAAGTAATCGAGCTGAGGCAAAATGATGCGTTACCCTGCCTGGGTTGCTTCTCCTACTGCCTGATAGAGCACCCGGAAGAATGCGTCCATAAAGATAGGGTAAATGAAGTAAAGAAAACGGTTAAAAACTACAATGCGACCTTTTTCCTGACTCCCGTTTTGTTCGGACATTTCGGTTCAACTGTAAAAAACGCCATGGACAGGGGGACCGGCAGCCATAACTGGCAGGTCATCATCGGCTACGGCAGCGACATTGATGAAGAAGAGAAAAACACCTTCATAGATCTTATCATCAAACACGGCGGGAGCGCGGATATTGTCCATCCTGGCATGGTCAGGCAGGTGGATGTCTTTGTCACTATGTCTTCCAGCGACAACACCGCGATTTGCGAAGTGATTAAGAAAATGAGCCTGATGCTGGAGGCTGCATGA